One region of Zingiber officinale cultivar Zhangliang chromosome 7B, Zo_v1.1, whole genome shotgun sequence genomic DNA includes:
- the LOC122005717 gene encoding splicing factor 3B subunit 4-like, which yields MSRNPARTVYIGNLDEKVSERVLYEILVQVGRIVDLYIPRDKETDRHRGYAFAQYESEEIAEYAVRLFSGLVRLNNKTIKFAISGQDKSSQNTGTPITLKPTFPRSTSVSGREIDVSRNSLRLVNHRASENIDDLPLSYPQSSSYGSLNNDMNRGNYEYSRRVFGSMFNNDNRQGGTHPITFPSY from the exons ATGTCGCGGAATCCTGCTCGAACGGTATACATAG gtAATTTGGATGAAAAGGTGAGTGAGCGAGTCTTGTATGAAATACTTGTCCAGGTAGGTCGTATAGTGGACCTATATATACCTCGGGATAAGGAAACTGATCGCCACAGGGGCTATGCTTTTGCGCAATATGAGTCTGAGGAGATTGCAGAATATGCTGTTAGACTCTTTTCAGGCCTTGTACGCCTAAATAATAAGACCATCAAATTTGCG ATATCTGGTCAAGATAAGTCTTCTCAGAACACTGGTACACCTATAACATTGAAGCCTACTTTTCCAAGGTCAACTTCTGTAAGTGGACGAGAAATAGATGTCTCTCGAAACTCTTTACGGTTAGTTAACCACAGGGCTTCTGAGAATATTGATGATCTTCCCTTGAGTTACCCACAGT CATCCTCTTATGGTTCACTAAACAATGATATGAACCGTGGCAACTACGAATATAGCAGGCGTGTTTTTGGGTCTATGTTCAATAATGATAATCGGCAAGGTGGGACTCATCCAATTACATTTCCCTCCTATTAA